The following are from one region of the Moritella sp. 24 genome:
- a CDS encoding GNAT family N-acetyltransferase, whose translation MNNDTWLEETKLIGNKVTLMPLQRKHADALINAASDGNLWDLWFTSIPSGETIDEYIEKALNDHALGKALPFVVVDNMTNEIIGSTRLCEISAENDRVEIGYTWYAQRYQKTGVNTECKYLLLQHAFESLNVIAAEFRTHWHNHVSRAAIARLGAKQDGVLRNHRKDKDGFYRDTVVFSIIDHEWPTVKHSLSYKMNR comes from the coding sequence ATGAACAATGATACTTGGTTAGAAGAAACGAAACTGATCGGTAATAAAGTGACGCTCATGCCGTTACAGCGAAAGCATGCTGATGCATTAATCAATGCAGCTTCAGATGGTAATTTGTGGGATTTATGGTTTACCAGCATACCCTCTGGAGAGACTATCGATGAATATATTGAGAAAGCCCTTAACGATCACGCACTCGGCAAAGCATTACCATTCGTTGTTGTTGATAATATGACGAATGAGATCATCGGATCGACCCGTTTATGTGAAATATCGGCAGAGAATGACCGGGTTGAAATTGGTTATACTTGGTATGCGCAACGTTATCAGAAAACAGGTGTGAACACCGAATGTAAATACCTACTACTCCAGCACGCCTTTGAAAGCTTGAATGTGATCGCCGCAGAATTTAGAACTCATTGGCATAACCATGTTTCACGTGCTGCAATTGCCCGTTTAGGTGCAAAGCAAGATGGGGTACTACGTAATCATAGAAAAGACAAAGATGGTTTTTATCGCGATACTGTTGTGTTTTCGATTATCGATCATGAGTGGCCAACGGTAAAACACAGCTTGAGTTATAAAATGAATCGATAA
- a CDS encoding HD domain-containing protein — MENIEKVLNFIVEIEKLKDVLRKTKPVGLDRYENSAEHSWHVCISALMLKDYADGEINIDRVIKMLLLHDLGEIDAGDTIIYAAETPENKAKEFAGIHRLFNILPSELASEYIALWQEFESGVSDDAVYAKAIDRVPPLLHNIHGEGHSWKAHNISKEQVLSVNSRIGKGSETLWSSLEQKLEVAVEQGIL; from the coding sequence TTGGAAAATATTGAGAAAGTATTAAACTTCATTGTTGAAATTGAAAAATTAAAAGACGTATTACGTAAAACAAAACCTGTTGGGTTAGACCGATACGAGAATTCTGCAGAGCACAGTTGGCACGTCTGTATCTCAGCCTTGATGTTAAAAGATTATGCCGATGGTGAGATTAATATCGACCGCGTGATTAAAATGTTATTGCTGCATGACCTAGGTGAAATAGATGCGGGTGACACAATCATTTATGCCGCTGAAACACCAGAGAATAAAGCGAAAGAGTTCGCAGGTATTCATCGACTGTTCAATATATTACCAAGTGAACTCGCGAGCGAGTATATTGCCCTTTGGCAAGAATTTGAGAGTGGTGTTAGCGATGATGCTGTTTATGCGAAAGCCATTGACCGTGTGCCACCGTTATTGCATAACATTCACGGTGAAGGGCACAGTTGGAAAGCACATAACATTTCGAAAGAACAAGTGCTCTCGGTGAATAGTCGCATCGGTAAAGGGAGTGAAACGCTATGGTCGTCATTGGAACAAAAGCTTGAAGTGGCGGTAGAGCAGGGGATTTTGTAG
- a CDS encoding sensor domain-containing diguanylate cyclase: protein MKRNVISKKWMYFPIVSMLISTIIGLFIFNLTLSNWIEEKIEAGLLTEITRITHKLQASDLQFDDLERLDIYIKTDIELSRQNHITLIKFDGTVLADSDISLIEVLQIENHLNRKEIIDAKNTGHGTTTRFSTSRFRDLLYSAKSFSYQGQDYILRVATPLTRIESMANELMTILILLMTISLVLVTASTLLSSKLMNQQVQAEKDLQESKIEQRTLEIELLRRLTNMLAACNSIDEAQMIVEDIIPRILGDVNGVVSLIRSSRNQLLVKLDWGGAWPGSKTYAPEECWALRKGKFHLANDKYTTLPCSHMAEVQTEHPDANQTLCIPLVAHGNTIGMMHLYSGDNDLSEDTQQLAFTVAEHLGLALANLNIQEKLREQAISDPLTGLYNRRYYEETINQELMRAKRYKQELSLLMLDLDHFKRFNDNYGHDAGDYVLKTIGSLLLESMRGEDTICRLGGEEFIIVLPGTGIAAARQIADGLCKSINDLHLAMKDLSLGKLSVSIGISTYPINGMQKDELTKLSDIALYEAKERGRNQSCHYSDLIITGEQALTSTEKLIEQDTNKDNDKTDLNVVSI, encoded by the coding sequence ATGAAAAGAAATGTAATAAGTAAAAAATGGATGTACTTCCCTATCGTCAGCATGTTGATTTCTACAATCATCGGGTTATTTATCTTTAATTTAACACTATCAAATTGGATAGAAGAAAAAATTGAAGCGGGCTTATTAACGGAAATAACAAGGATCACGCATAAGTTACAAGCATCAGATCTACAGTTTGATGACTTGGAAAGACTCGATATTTATATCAAAACAGATATTGAACTTAGCCGTCAAAACCACATCACTTTAATCAAATTTGATGGTACGGTATTAGCAGACAGTGATATTTCATTAATTGAAGTTCTGCAAATTGAAAATCATCTCAATCGTAAAGAAATCATTGACGCAAAAAATACCGGGCACGGTACAACTACACGTTTTAGTACCAGTCGCTTTAGAGACTTACTTTATTCGGCAAAGTCATTCTCTTATCAAGGCCAAGATTACATCCTTCGTGTTGCGACGCCTTTAACGCGCATTGAATCGATGGCAAATGAATTGATGACCATTTTAATTCTCTTAATGACGATTAGTTTAGTGCTCGTGACTGCTTCAACATTGCTTAGTAGTAAGTTAATGAATCAACAAGTTCAAGCAGAAAAAGATCTGCAAGAAAGTAAAATTGAACAGCGTACATTAGAAATTGAATTATTACGTCGTCTGACGAACATGCTTGCTGCCTGTAATTCGATTGATGAAGCGCAGATGATTGTTGAAGATATCATTCCGCGTATTTTAGGGGATGTAAATGGTGTTGTGTCACTTATCCGTTCATCACGAAATCAGCTGCTAGTGAAACTGGATTGGGGTGGTGCTTGGCCCGGCAGTAAAACCTATGCACCTGAAGAATGCTGGGCTCTTCGCAAAGGTAAATTCCATTTAGCGAATGACAAATATACGACATTGCCTTGTTCGCATATGGCCGAAGTACAAACTGAGCACCCAGATGCAAACCAAACATTATGCATCCCACTTGTTGCGCATGGTAATACAATTGGCATGATGCACCTATACTCGGGTGATAACGATTTAAGCGAAGACACTCAGCAACTGGCCTTTACGGTTGCAGAACATTTAGGCCTAGCGCTCGCTAACTTGAACATTCAAGAGAAACTACGTGAGCAGGCAATTAGTGATCCGCTCACAGGTCTATATAACCGTCGTTACTACGAAGAAACCATTAACCAAGAGTTGATGAGAGCAAAACGTTACAAGCAAGAACTGTCATTGTTGATGCTCGATCTAGACCACTTTAAGCGCTTTAATGATAACTATGGTCATGATGCGGGTGATTATGTGCTTAAAACGATTGGTTCGCTCCTATTAGAGTCAATGCGCGGCGAAGATACCATATGCCGTCTTGGTGGTGAGGAATTCATTATCGTATTACCGGGTACAGGGATTGCTGCAGCAAGGCAAATAGCGGATGGCTTATGTAAATCAATTAACGATCTACATCTGGCAATGAAAGACTTGTCGCTGGGTAAGCTTAGCGTATCAATCGGTATTTCAACGTATCCGATTAATGGTATGCAAAAAGATGAACTCACCAAACTTTCTGATATTGCCTTGTATGAAGCAAAAGAGCGTGGGCGTAATCAATCATGTCATTACAGTGATTTAATCATCACGGGTGAGCAAGCATTAACGTCAACCGAGAAGCTTATCGAACAAGACACCAATAAAGACAATGATAAGACAGACTTAAATGTCGTCAGTATTTAA
- the yeiP gene encoding elongation factor P-like protein YeiP, whose protein sequence is MPKASDIKKNTAVEYNNGVYIIRDIERSVPQGRAGGSIYRMRMYDVVTGSKIDEVFKDSDNLNLADLTRNQVIFSYADGEEYVFMDTEDYTPYSLDKAAIADELLFITEDTQGLQVLIVDGKPVSIELPSAVEMVITETDPSIKGASASARTKPAIMSTGLTIQVPEYIASGEKVKINTTDHKFMSRADK, encoded by the coding sequence ATGCCAAAGGCAAGTGATATTAAAAAGAATACCGCTGTTGAATATAATAACGGCGTATACATCATCCGTGATATTGAGCGTTCAGTACCACAAGGCCGTGCTGGTGGTAGTATCTACCGTATGCGTATGTACGATGTAGTAACGGGTTCTAAAATTGACGAAGTATTCAAAGACAGTGACAACCTTAATCTAGCTGATCTTACGCGTAACCAAGTTATATTTTCTTACGCTGACGGTGAAGAATATGTATTCATGGATACTGAAGATTACACACCTTACAGCCTAGACAAAGCAGCAATTGCAGATGAATTATTATTCATCACAGAAGACACACAAGGTCTTCAAGTGCTAATCGTTGATGGTAAGCCTGTATCTATCGAATTACCTTCTGCTGTTGAAATGGTTATTACTGAAACTGACCCTTCAATTAAAGGTGCTTCTGCAAGTGCACGTACTAAGCCTGCAATCATGTCTACTGGTCTAACGATTCAAGTACCAGAATACATCGCAAGCGGCGAAAAAGTTAAAATTAACACGACTGATCATAAATTCATGAGTCGTGCTGATAAATAA
- a CDS encoding GGDEF domain-containing protein, which translates to MNLSLSRQIVIFIAVFSTNVAYALDSVNLDLRWNHQFQFAGYYAAIEKGFYQEENISLNLRRGSANKDNISEVISGRSDFSIGNSELVQARLEGKPVVAVSALFQYSPEVLLSLKSSGINTPADLEDKIISTNTGRLEPHLLTMLEMQNVDLDSLPPITKKSDYSLNALISGEVDVITSYLTNQPYILAQMGIDYQIMDPQAYGINFYSDILFTSEAFFSKNYLLIERFQRASLRGWEYALANQDEIITLIKDKYQTTKSADALRYEAQVMTTLIHNDLVQLGHINPERIDAMAEATIKYSKQEYDLSNMDGFLASTEEKNILQFQWRLRFLLVFFIIATLVILLYFHLHKNLRRDIKEYKVLERQLKSAVNTDPLSGIYNRRKFAKCYKHETDRSLRYGGKFSIVMIDIDNFKQTNDLYGHEFGDEVIKKVAIILSGGVRDIDICARYGGEEFILLLPNTDEYASGILAERLRVAIEQYDFIAPNSDRVSITCSFGVAQFQGGATAQSNIANKNSQHEGTIACADKALYIAKENSRNRVCYWSVISATLAESA; encoded by the coding sequence ATGAATTTATCTTTATCCCGTCAAATTGTCATTTTCATTGCTGTATTTAGCACCAATGTCGCATACGCACTCGATAGTGTTAATTTAGATTTAAGGTGGAACCACCAATTTCAATTTGCTGGCTATTATGCAGCAATCGAAAAAGGCTTTTACCAAGAAGAAAATATTAGTCTAAACCTGCGCAGAGGCTCTGCAAATAAAGATAATATTTCAGAAGTCATTAGCGGCCGTTCCGATTTTTCGATTGGTAACAGCGAATTGGTTCAAGCGCGCTTGGAAGGTAAACCCGTTGTCGCAGTGTCAGCCTTATTTCAATATTCTCCAGAGGTGCTGTTAAGCCTAAAAAGCAGTGGTATTAATACACCTGCGGATCTTGAAGATAAGATTATCTCAACAAACACAGGACGACTTGAGCCGCATTTATTAACGATGCTTGAAATGCAAAATGTCGACCTTGATTCACTTCCCCCGATTACCAAAAAAAGTGATTATTCGCTGAATGCCCTAATTTCAGGCGAAGTAGACGTAATCACCAGTTACTTAACAAATCAACCGTATATATTAGCGCAAATGGGGATCGACTATCAGATCATGGACCCTCAAGCTTACGGCATTAATTTTTATAGTGATATCTTATTTACAAGTGAAGCGTTCTTTTCGAAAAACTACCTATTAATAGAGCGATTTCAACGTGCCTCGCTACGAGGTTGGGAGTATGCACTTGCGAATCAAGATGAAATAATCACGCTGATTAAAGATAAATATCAAACGACAAAATCAGCTGACGCGCTCCGTTATGAAGCGCAAGTAATGACGACATTAATACATAATGATCTTGTTCAGTTAGGTCACATCAACCCCGAGCGCATTGATGCGATGGCTGAAGCAACAATAAAATACAGTAAGCAAGAATATGATCTCTCTAATATGGATGGCTTTCTAGCCTCAACTGAAGAGAAGAACATTTTACAATTTCAGTGGCGGTTGCGCTTTCTCTTAGTGTTTTTTATTATTGCGACTTTAGTTATCCTGTTATATTTTCATTTACATAAGAATTTACGCCGCGATATTAAAGAATATAAAGTTTTAGAACGACAGCTAAAGTCTGCCGTTAATACCGATCCACTCAGTGGCATTTATAATCGCCGTAAATTTGCCAAATGTTATAAACACGAAACAGATCGTTCGCTACGTTACGGTGGTAAATTTAGCATCGTCATGATTGATATTGATAACTTTAAGCAAACTAACGATCTATACGGCCATGAGTTTGGTGATGAAGTCATTAAAAAAGTCGCGATTATTTTATCTGGTGGTGTACGAGACATCGATATATGTGCCCGCTATGGCGGTGAAGAATTTATTCTATTATTACCAAATACCGATGAATATGCATCAGGGATATTGGCAGAACGCTTACGTGTAGCAATCGAACAATATGACTTTATTGCACCGAATAGCGATAGAGTCTCTATCACCTGTTCGTTTGGTGTCGCACAATTTCAAGGCGGTGCGACTGCACAGTCAAATATTGCAAACAAAAATAGCCAGCATGAAGGGACGATTGCGTGTGCAGACAAAGCATTATACATCGCTAAAGAAAATAGCCGAAACAGAGTTTGTTATTGGTCTGTGATCTCAGCGACACTTGCAGAAAGTGCTTAA
- a CDS encoding efflux RND transporter permease subunit, translating into MHSFIAYFAQRSFLARIITIMVLAIGIGAVSILKLQELPDIAFPEVTITTQYPGASAQDIELNITNKIEKELRSVQGVDRFTSESADGRSYINLELDESSDIAETVTKIQQAVDRVSDLPKDVTNPPLVERKNTATFEIFTFGVTSTGSDSELQAYSRSLEKQLRTLSGVGSVNMSGFREREFWIEVKPTKVSRYQLTFDDVINAVKNRNLSLSGGAVESWNNEQRIVTLTQVQGIEELQNTIIKVLPGGGLVRLGDIAKVSDSFEKATQLGVINGQPAILFQISKSASADIRATIANVEGLFSREEQRLDGQFQFLTSLNLGQDMDDKFKIVSTNGGVGLLLVLIVLSLILKRQIAFWVSVSIPFCVLGVMAILPALDMNLDSITLSAMLLVIGIIVDDSVIVAESIYQEKEQGASAIDAAVNGTTKVIKPILASLTTTALVFIPMLFIPGILGKAVAVIPITVIAALLFSLAECTLTLPAHLANSLSKADNKLNAKTSETLAHNKVVENTASFQVPTMIYRKILTHCLKWKRSVIVIAIGLLFFGGFLVSNLKIDLFPSESAKYIEIYTEVESGTPLDKIRLAHHELEQAISALPSNELVSYEITYSTPTSQGLISLTNAEQRERSAEQIIDSLNTQIKHINTINLVKFTVDAGGPPPGEPVEVRVIGNNKSDRDAAVIAVENWMQQRQGLDKITHSESLKDPQLQIIPQYEWLARYGLTVNDLATTLRIAFDGDSVTSTWIGDEEVSLRVIMDSESRTLEKLRNTKIYTASGLQIPLNRLAYVEAIQAPRLLQHFNGERQVIVTAQITDKSLEPNTITTELTTALQSQIAMGIRLDIGGEAEKTNETLTGFAVAFPAAILGIYFVLAIMFGSLLQPLLVMSVIPFASVAAMLALFIHFEPLSLFALIGILGMTGVVVNNSLVLINCINELKMQGYACFDAVLNAALSRLRPILLTSITTVAGLLPLAYGLGGTDVYMGPMSLTLGYGLLFSLPVVLIVIPCLYLTFIRPKSITE; encoded by the coding sequence ATGCATTCATTTATTGCCTATTTTGCACAACGTAGCTTTTTAGCCCGCATCATCACGATTATGGTGTTAGCGATTGGTATTGGCGCTGTCAGTATTCTAAAACTGCAAGAACTACCCGATATTGCGTTTCCAGAAGTGACGATCACGACTCAATATCCAGGCGCATCAGCACAAGATATCGAACTTAATATAACCAATAAAATTGAAAAAGAATTACGTTCGGTACAAGGGGTTGACCGCTTCACATCAGAATCTGCAGATGGACGCTCTTACATAAATCTTGAACTAGACGAAAGCAGCGATATTGCCGAAACCGTCACCAAGATTCAACAAGCGGTTGATCGTGTCAGTGATCTACCTAAAGATGTGACAAATCCGCCACTCGTTGAGCGAAAAAACACTGCTACATTTGAAATATTTACCTTTGGAGTCACGAGTACGGGTAGCGATAGCGAATTACAGGCGTACAGTCGAAGTCTTGAAAAACAACTACGTACTTTATCAGGGGTTGGCTCTGTCAATATGTCTGGGTTCCGTGAGCGCGAGTTCTGGATTGAAGTTAAACCAACCAAAGTAAGCCGCTATCAACTCACCTTCGATGACGTCATTAATGCGGTAAAAAACCGTAACTTATCTTTATCAGGAGGCGCTGTTGAATCGTGGAATAATGAACAACGTATTGTTACGCTAACCCAAGTTCAGGGTATTGAAGAACTTCAAAACACGATTATTAAAGTACTACCCGGCGGCGGTTTGGTTCGTCTTGGTGACATAGCCAAAGTCAGTGATTCATTTGAAAAAGCAACACAACTAGGCGTGATTAATGGGCAACCAGCCATATTATTTCAAATCAGTAAAAGCGCAAGCGCAGATATTCGCGCAACCATTGCCAATGTTGAAGGTTTATTTAGCCGAGAAGAGCAACGTTTAGACGGACAGTTTCAGTTTTTAACATCACTGAACCTTGGTCAAGACATGGATGACAAGTTTAAGATTGTATCCACTAACGGCGGCGTAGGACTATTGCTGGTTTTAATTGTATTAAGTTTGATTTTGAAACGTCAAATTGCATTTTGGGTGTCTGTTTCCATTCCGTTTTGTGTACTTGGAGTAATGGCTATTTTACCCGCCCTTGATATGAACTTAGACAGTATTACACTGTCAGCCATGCTATTGGTGATAGGTATTATTGTTGATGACTCCGTTATTGTCGCCGAAAGTATTTATCAAGAAAAAGAACAAGGTGCAAGTGCAATTGATGCCGCAGTTAATGGTACAACTAAGGTAATCAAACCAATCCTCGCCAGCTTAACAACAACAGCGCTCGTTTTCATTCCTATGCTCTTTATTCCGGGAATATTAGGCAAAGCCGTTGCTGTGATCCCAATAACCGTCATTGCAGCCCTGTTATTTTCGTTAGCTGAATGCACATTAACTTTACCCGCGCATCTTGCAAACTCACTTTCGAAAGCCGATAACAAACTCAACGCTAAAACGAGTGAAACGTTAGCACACAATAAAGTCGTCGAGAACACAGCTAGTTTTCAAGTGCCAACCATGATTTATCGTAAAATACTAACACACTGCTTAAAGTGGAAACGCAGTGTCATCGTTATCGCCATCGGACTACTTTTCTTTGGCGGTTTTCTTGTCAGTAATTTAAAAATCGATTTGTTTCCCTCTGAATCAGCTAAGTACATTGAGATATATACCGAAGTCGAATCTGGAACACCACTGGATAAGATCCGTCTTGCCCACCATGAACTTGAACAAGCTATATCGGCACTCCCAAGTAATGAACTTGTAAGTTACGAAATCACCTACTCAACACCAACGAGCCAAGGCCTTATCAGTCTAACAAACGCAGAACAACGCGAACGGAGTGCAGAGCAAATTATTGATAGTTTAAATACACAAATAAAACATATTAATACGATTAATTTAGTTAAGTTTACGGTTGATGCCGGTGGTCCACCTCCTGGCGAACCAGTTGAAGTGAGGGTTATTGGTAACAACAAGTCAGATCGTGATGCTGCCGTCATCGCTGTCGAAAACTGGATGCAGCAGCGACAAGGGTTAGATAAAATAACGCATAGCGAATCATTGAAAGACCCACAATTACAAATTATTCCACAATATGAATGGTTAGCACGCTATGGACTTACCGTTAATGATCTTGCAACCACATTACGTATCGCTTTTGATGGTGATAGCGTGACAAGTACTTGGATTGGAGATGAAGAAGTGAGCTTAAGAGTGATTATGGACAGTGAAAGTCGCACGTTAGAAAAGTTACGTAATACCAAAATTTACACAGCGAGTGGCTTACAAATTCCATTAAACCGATTAGCCTACGTTGAAGCGATTCAAGCACCACGCTTACTTCAACACTTTAATGGCGAACGTCAAGTCATCGTCACGGCACAAATTACCGATAAATCGTTAGAACCCAATACGATAACGACGGAGCTAACAACTGCATTACAATCTCAAATAGCAATGGGAATTCGTCTTGATATTGGTGGTGAAGCAGAAAAAACCAACGAAACATTAACCGGTTTTGCCGTTGCTTTCCCAGCTGCGATACTCGGTATTTATTTTGTATTAGCGATTATGTTTGGTTCATTACTGCAACCGTTATTGGTGATGTCGGTTATCCCGTTTGCAAGCGTAGCTGCCATGCTCGCATTGTTTATTCATTTTGAACCCCTGTCCCTATTTGCACTTATCGGTATTCTGGGCATGACAGGCGTAGTGGTCAATAACTCATTAGTATTGATTAACTGTATTAACGAATTAAAAATGCAAGGATATGCGTGCTTCGATGCGGTATTAAATGCAGCCCTAAGCAGACTTCGACCAATACTGCTTACATCAATAACGACCGTCGCAGGATTACTTCCACTTGCCTATGGACTTGGTGGCACCGATGTTTACATGGGGCCCATGTCGCTTACTCTTGGTTACGGGCTGTTGTTTTCACTGCCCGTGGTATTAATCGTCATACCTTGCTTATATCTGACCTTTATTCGACCTAAAAGTATCACCGAATAA
- a CDS encoding efflux RND transporter periplasmic adaptor subunit, translated as MNRKILPPLIMLLTFSQPALSLNLIGHVASNNPLNIVAEISGVVQQAKLELGDSVIQGQDLLTIQSQDFSLEVNKQQANLALSKADLKIKESIYKRYLQLQQQQSLSQNELDIASTDFDAASASLQLAEIGLIKAELDLDRTQITSSISGYISQRSIDNGSWVDRGTPLYQVVNIDTLTIRLLASEYEIDQLKIGQDIQLWSEANPNNKVTSTIKRIGIALVDNSFAYPVDVEINNPRHQFKPGMSMHATTNILDK; from the coding sequence ATGAACAGAAAAATACTGCCACCACTAATTATGTTACTGACATTTTCACAGCCCGCTCTATCTCTGAATTTAATTGGCCATGTTGCGAGCAATAACCCACTGAATATCGTTGCCGAGATCAGTGGTGTCGTTCAACAGGCTAAATTAGAGCTCGGTGACAGTGTGATACAAGGGCAAGATTTACTCACTATTCAGTCTCAGGATTTCTCATTAGAAGTCAATAAACAGCAAGCAAATTTAGCCTTATCTAAAGCCGACTTAAAAATCAAAGAATCTATCTATAAACGCTACCTTCAATTACAGCAACAACAAAGCTTGTCACAGAATGAACTGGATATTGCATCAACCGATTTTGATGCTGCAAGTGCGAGTCTGCAGCTGGCTGAAATTGGTCTTATAAAAGCAGAGTTAGACTTAGATCGAACTCAGATAACAAGCAGTATCAGTGGTTACATTAGTCAACGCAGTATTGATAATGGTTCTTGGGTGGATCGCGGTACCCCGCTCTACCAAGTCGTGAATATTGATACTCTGACAATACGTTTACTCGCCAGTGAATATGAAATTGATCAACTGAAAATAGGTCAAGATATTCAACTTTGGTCCGAGGCTAACCCCAACAATAAAGTAACCTCCACGATCAAACGTATTGGCATTGCACTAGTCGATAACAGTTTCGCCTACCCTGTAGATGTCGAGATAAACAACCCTCGTCATCAATTTAAGCCGGGTATGTCAATGCACGCGACAACAAACATCCTAGATAAATAA
- a CDS encoding DASS family sodium-coupled anion symporter translates to MNKNESLPLPTNTMKWLTNKNSVIVILDIVLFALLYNFLPFEKDVVLGLSILSFIAVLWLTEALHVSITAILVPVLAVVFGVFNTQTALNNFSNPIIFLFLGGFALAAALHRQELDKVIADKVLVLAKGRMNVAVFMLFGVTAALSMWISNTATTAMMLPLVLGVLNKVNTKTGHNTYVFVLLGIAYCASIGGIATIVGSPPNAIAAAQLNLSFTEWMSYGVPVTLILLPITVGVLYVLLKPNLNEIFELDHKPVEWDKGKVVTLAIFAFTVCLWIFSKPINAMLGGFSKFDTLVALMAIVLVGVARVVNWKDIEKTTDWGVLILFGGGICLSNILKATGTSVFLAESLSDILAQAGMVIIILTVVAFVVMLTEFASNTASAALLIPVFAGVAEALGMSPIVLSTLIAIAASCAFMLPVATPPNAIVFSTGHIKQSEMMRVGIYLNLICIFALSLIAWVFWS, encoded by the coding sequence ATGAACAAAAATGAAAGCCTACCGCTACCCACCAATACGATGAAGTGGCTAACAAATAAAAACAGCGTGATTGTTATATTGGATATTGTCCTGTTTGCATTGTTATATAATTTTTTACCCTTTGAAAAAGACGTCGTACTAGGGCTTAGCATTTTGAGCTTTATTGCCGTTTTATGGTTAACAGAAGCGTTACATGTGAGTATCACCGCTATTTTAGTGCCTGTGCTTGCGGTGGTATTTGGCGTGTTTAATACGCAAACGGCATTAAATAACTTTTCTAATCCGATTATCTTTTTGTTTCTTGGTGGCTTTGCATTAGCGGCTGCGTTACACAGACAAGAGTTAGATAAAGTGATTGCAGACAAAGTATTAGTGTTGGCAAAAGGCAGGATGAATGTTGCTGTATTCATGCTATTTGGTGTGACAGCTGCGTTATCAATGTGGATCAGTAATACGGCAACCACAGCCATGATGTTGCCTTTGGTATTAGGGGTGCTTAATAAGGTTAATACCAAGACAGGACATAACACTTATGTATTTGTATTACTTGGTATTGCTTATTGTGCAAGTATCGGTGGTATTGCGACTATTGTTGGTAGCCCGCCTAATGCGATTGCCGCTGCACAGCTAAACCTTAGTTTTACGGAGTGGATGTCGTATGGCGTGCCTGTTACTTTGATCTTATTGCCGATTACTGTCGGTGTGTTATATGTCTTGCTTAAGCCGAATCTAAATGAAATATTCGAATTAGACCATAAACCGGTTGAGTGGGATAAAGGGAAGGTTGTTACGTTAGCTATTTTTGCGTTTACGGTATGCTTGTGGATATTCAGTAAACCCATTAATGCAATGCTGGGTGGTTTTTCTAAGTTTGATACGTTAGTTGCGTTGATGGCTATTGTCTTAGTGGGTGTCGCCCGTGTTGTTAACTGGAAAGACATCGAGAAAACGACGGACTGGGGGGTATTAATCTTATTTGGTGGTGGTATTTGCTTAAGTAATATCTTAAAAGCCACTGGGACGAGTGTGTTTTTGGCTGAAAGTTTAAGTGATATTTTAGCACAAGCAGGTATGGTTATTATTATTCTAACCGTGGTTGCCTTTGTGGTTATGCTTACGGAGTTTGCCAGTAATACAGCGAGTGCTGCCTTGTTAATTCCGGTATTTGCAGGTGTCGCAGAAGCGCTTGGTATGTCACCTATTGTGCTATCGACATTAATCGCGATTGCAGCTTCTTGTGCATTTATGTTGCCTGTTGCCACGCCACCAAATGCGATTGTATTTAGTACAGGGCATATCAAACAATCAGAAATGATGCGTGTTGGTATTTATCTTAACTTGATTTGTATTTTCGCTTTATCGCTTATTGCTTGGGTGTTCTGGTCGTAG